The DNA window CGTTGCTCCAATCGACCTCGACCTGGAACGTGCTCGCGCAGCAGGTCATGATGGGCATGGTCGATCGCACCGCCGGCGACGAGAAGCTCTACAGCATGGACCAGTGGCCCGGGTACGCGTGGGAACGCGGGGCGATGCTGCAGTTCCTCCACGATCGGCGGGTGCCCAATCCCGTCGTGCTGACCGGCGATATCCACGTCAACTTCGTCAACGACCTCCGCGTCGACGACCGCAAGCCGGAGCTGCCGGTCGTCGCGACCGAGTTCGTCGGCACCAGCATCAGCAGCGGCGGAAACGGGTTCGAGAAACCCAAAGGCCTGGCCGAAATCCATGCCGAGAACGCCTGCGTGAAGTACCACAACGCCGAGCGGGGTTACGTCCGCTGCACGCTGACGCCTAAGGAATGGCGAAGCGATTTCGTGGTCGTCCCTGATGTCACGAAACCGGGCGGGAATATCCTGACCCGAGCGTCGTTCGTGGTCGAGGCCGGACAGCCCGGCGCGAAACCGGCGTAGCCTTCGTTGCGCAGGCGGTCCACGCGCCAATCAGAGGAGTTGAAATGCGGAACTTCGCCACGGCACTTACGCTGATTGCCTCAATCTGCGCCGCATGCGCTTCGCGTGCGGCCGATGCGCCTCCGGTCGATCGGCCGAACGTCCTGTTCATCATCTTCGACGACTTCGGCTGGCAGCACGCCGGGGCATACGGCTGCGACTGGGTGAAAACGCCTAACCTCGACCGCGTCGCGAAAGAAGGCGTGCTTTTCAAGAACGCCTTCACCTCTAACCCCAAGTGCAGCCCCTGCCGGGCAAGCATTCTGACCGGCCGCAACGCCTGGCAGAACGAAGAGCTGATGTGTCACAACGGCATCTTCCCGCGGAAGTTCGCCGTTTATCCCGAGCTGATCGAGCAGGCCGGCTACACGGTCGGACTGACCGGCAAGGGTTGGGGACCGGGCGATTTCAAGAGTCAGGGCTTCACGCGCAATCCCGCCGGGCCGAGTTTCGACGCGGCCAAGGCGGCCAATGCGCCGGCTTCGGGCATCGGGAAAATCGACTATGCCGCCAACTTCGACGCGTTCCTTAAGCAGCGCCCGGCGGGCAAGCCGTTCAGCTTCTGGATGGGCTTTCACGAGCCCCATCGCGCTTATGAAGCCGGCTCCGGCGTACGGCTGGGGAAGAAGCTGGAAGACATTAAGGTGCCAGCCTACCTTCCCGATACGCCCACCGTCCGAAGCGATCTGGCCGACTACGCGATTGAAGTGGAATACGCCGATGCCCACATCGGCCGGGCGCTCAAGTCGCTCGAAGAAGCGGGCATTCTCGACAACACGCTGGTCATCGTGACGTCCGATCACGGCATGCCGTTCCCCTACGTCAAAGGCCAAATTCACGAAGACGGATTCCGCCTGCCGCTGGTGATGCGGTGGGGCAAGGCGATCAAGCCCGGTCGCGTGGTGGAGGACTTCATCAACGTCCGCGACCTGGCGCCGACCTACATGGAACTGGCCGGCCAGAAACCGCACGAACAGATGAGCGGCAGAAGCCTTGTCGGCATCCTCAAGTCAGACAAGTCCGGCTGGGTCGAGAACCGCGACGTGATGCTCGTCGGCAAGGAACGGCACGACATCGGCCGGCCGGATGATATGGGCTACCCGGTTCGGGCCATCCGTACGAAGGATTTTCTGTACGTCCACAACTTCATGCCCGAGCGCTGGCCGGTGGGCAACCCCGAGACCGACTTCGGCAACTGCGATCCGAGCCCGTCGAAAGAGCTCATCAAGCGCATTGGCGGCCACTTCTTTGAACTGTGCTTCGGCAAACGCCCGGCGGACGAGCTCTACAAGTTGCGCGACGACCCCGAAACCGTTCACAACCTCGCACAAGACCTGGCTTACCGCGATCAGTTGGAAAAGCTGCAGTACCAGATGATGACGATGCTCAAAGCCGAGAAGGACCCCAGGGCGCTCGGCAATGGCCGCATCTTCGACGGCTACAAGTACACCGGCCCTCGCCAGAAGGGTTACGACACCTGGCTGAAGCAGCAGGACCCGGCACCGGGCGAGCCGGAAGCCGTTCCACCTCTACCCAAGGGCAAAGGCGCGAAGCGCAAGCCCGGCGATGCGAATCCCGAGTAACGCCAGCAGACAGCAGGTCGATGCGGGAATCACGTCCGTCCCGGCAGGAAGGTCAGCCGTCCGCCTTGGGACTGGCGGTCGCGGGCTGACTCGCAGACAGATCGAGTTCTCGTTCGGCGTCGGCGATCTTCTTCGAGTGACGGCCGACGAGCAGTTCGAAGATCGGCGACGCCATCAGCGTGGTCACGATCGCCATGATGACGAGCACCGCGAACAGTTCCGGTGAGATGATGCCTCGCTGCAGACCGATGTTGATGATGATCAGTTCCATCAGCCCGCGGGCGTTCATCAGCGTGCCGATACCAAGGGCCTCGCGGTTGGGCAGCCCGGTTGCCCGCGCCGCCAGCCAGCACGCGACACCCTTGCCCACGACCGCCGCCAGAAGCACGACGATCGCGATCTCCCAAAGGTAGACGGTTTTGAGCAGTCCGATTTGCGTATTAAGCCCTGAGAACGTGAAGAACATCGGCAGCAGAAGGGCGACGGTCAGCGGCTGGATGCGAGTGATCAGGCCCTGCGATACGACGCCGCGGGGCATGGCCGCCCCCATGACGAATGCGCCGAACACCGCGTGCAGGCCGATCGCATCGGTGATCCACGCGCCCAGCGCGAGCAAACTCAGGCAGACGACAAACTGCGAGTCCGTGAACTGCTCGGCCTCCCGTACGTCTCGCAGCCACCTAGCCAGCAACGGGCGAATGACCATCAGTGTCACCGCAACGTAGCCCACGCCACCGGCAATGTTCAGTACCGCGTGCGACATGTTCCCGTCGAAACTCGCCAGGACGATCGCCAGCAGGCACCAGGCAGCAGCATCGTCGATCGCGCCTGCACCCAGGGCGACCGTACCCATCGTCGTCCCCGAGAGCCCCTTGAAATGGATGATGCGTGCCAGCATCGGGAACGCCGTGATGCACATGGATGCGCCGAGAAATAGGACCGCCTCGGCCAGGCTTGTCTTCGCGGGGAAAAGCTCGGTATGCGCGTGAAAGTACCAGCCCAGTAACCCGCCGAGCACAAACGGCGCCGCCATCCCGGCCAGCGAAACCGCTATCGCACTGCCCATGCGCTTGCGGACGATGTCCACACGAAATTCCATCCCCACCACGAACATGTACAGCGCCAATCCCAGCTGCGAGACGGGGAAGAGCACCTTCATCGAGTCTGGCGGGAACAGCACCTTCGACGCACCGGGAAAGAACAACCCCAGCAGCGACGGCCCGAGCAATACACCGGCGATCATCTCGGCGACGACCTGCGGCTGGCCGAACCGGGCGGCAACTATGCCAACCACGCGGCAGAACGACAGGATCAGCGCGATCTGAAGGAAAAACTGGATGGCAAGTTGGAGGTTCGTCATCGGTTCCGGGCAACGTCTTTCGAGCTTCGCGGGATGTCCTGCACTACGTCGAGCAAGCACATACTACGGCTGGCAACCCGTTCTCACACCGATCGCCACTGATATGTATCAGCGTATCAGGATCGAAGAAATCGACCGACCGGTCAATCGATCGCTATGGCATGAAATGAAAAGCACTTGCGTCCGACGAGGTGCCGCAGGACATCGGGCCGATGGCAGGATGGTCGGGTGCGGACCGCCGTCCCAGGGCGGCGGAACTATGGGAGATGACCATCACTTCGGACCCGAGGCGGGACCGTCCGAGGGACAGGCACATTCTGCATGGCGCGCGTCGCGGCGGCGGCCCGAGTTCTACTTGACCTGTTGCGACAACCATGCCGGGTGATTGGACGTGATCGCGTCCACACCCGCTTCAATCATTCGGCGGGCGTCGGCCGGCTCGTCGACCGTCCACACCAGCACATCCAAACCCGCCGCCTTGGCAGATTTCACGAAATCCGCGTCGATCGGACCCTTGTACGCCAGGTCAAGCCCGTCGAAGCCATGCTGCTTCGCCAAAGCGATCAACTCTTCATTGCTCGGCGACCATTTGCCCGTCTGCTTGTCCTTTTTCTGTGCCGCCAGGTAGTAGACCTTGACCTTCGGCAACGCTTTCTTTGCTGCGATGCACGTGTCGAGCTTAAAGCTGATGACCGGGGTCTGCTCCGGCTTCTTTCCGACTTTGTTCAGAACGCGGACCAGTTCCGGCACCGCCTCGGCGCCGATCTTGACTTCAATAAAGAGTCGGCGGCCGTCGGGGATGGTTCGGACGACGTCTTCCAACAGCGGCATTTTCTC is part of the Humisphaera borealis genome and encodes:
- a CDS encoding sulfatase family protein; protein product: MRNFATALTLIASICAACASRAADAPPVDRPNVLFIIFDDFGWQHAGAYGCDWVKTPNLDRVAKEGVLFKNAFTSNPKCSPCRASILTGRNAWQNEELMCHNGIFPRKFAVYPELIEQAGYTVGLTGKGWGPGDFKSQGFTRNPAGPSFDAAKAANAPASGIGKIDYAANFDAFLKQRPAGKPFSFWMGFHEPHRAYEAGSGVRLGKKLEDIKVPAYLPDTPTVRSDLADYAIEVEYADAHIGRALKSLEEAGILDNTLVIVTSDHGMPFPYVKGQIHEDGFRLPLVMRWGKAIKPGRVVEDFINVRDLAPTYMELAGQKPHEQMSGRSLVGILKSDKSGWVENRDVMLVGKERHDIGRPDDMGYPVRAIRTKDFLYVHNFMPERWPVGNPETDFGNCDPSPSKELIKRIGGHFFELCFGKRPADELYKLRDDPETVHNLAQDLAYRDQLEKLQYQMMTMLKAEKDPRALGNGRIFDGYKYTGPRQKGYDTWLKQQDPAPGEPEAVPPLPKGKGAKRKPGDANPE
- a CDS encoding cation:proton antiporter domain-containing protein; its protein translation is MTNLQLAIQFFLQIALILSFCRVVGIVAARFGQPQVVAEMIAGVLLGPSLLGLFFPGASKVLFPPDSMKVLFPVSQLGLALYMFVVGMEFRVDIVRKRMGSAIAVSLAGMAAPFVLGGLLGWYFHAHTELFPAKTSLAEAVLFLGASMCITAFPMLARIIHFKGLSGTTMGTVALGAGAIDDAAAWCLLAIVLASFDGNMSHAVLNIAGGVGYVAVTLMVIRPLLARWLRDVREAEQFTDSQFVVCLSLLALGAWITDAIGLHAVFGAFVMGAAMPRGVVSQGLITRIQPLTVALLLPMFFTFSGLNTQIGLLKTVYLWEIAIVVLLAAVVGKGVACWLAARATGLPNREALGIGTLMNARGLMELIIINIGLQRGIISPELFAVLVIMAIVTTLMASPIFELLVGRHSKKIADAERELDLSASQPATASPKADG
- a CDS encoding glycerophosphodiester phosphodiesterase, translated to MKVAIILFVGLSLASALFAAPGNGSKPMIEWVAHRGESADAPENTMSAYKLAWERGVAAAELDVHLTKDGQLILTHDADTSRTAGQKLIVKDSTVEELQKLDVGSWKSPKYAGEKMPLLEDVVRTIPDGRRLFIEVKIGAEAVPELVRVLNKVGKKPEQTPVISFKLDTCIAAKKALPKVKVYYLAAQKKDKQTGKWSPSNEELIALAKQHGFDGLDLAYKGPIDADFVKSAKAAGLDVLVWTVDEPADARRMIEAGVDAITSNHPAWLSQQVK